The Thermoplasma sp. Kam2015 genome has a segment encoding these proteins:
- the proC gene encoding pyrroline-5-carboxylate reductase, translated as METISVIGAGTIGSAISVSLNRAGYHVIATRRRPDLNKALVGYGIEVTSDNIYAVRSSEISILTLKPADLISEVRKLSKFLSGKIVISMAAAVPIRVISGLLPDSFIVRSMTNIAAEVNAGYTPFCTAETDEEKISLVRRVLGVFGETDQVDEKYMDALTALSGSGPAYILTIIEAMMYGGLKVGLPRSIALKASYQTVMGSAKLLAVSGDHPSAIKEKVITPGGVTIDGIYELENGKIRTSIMKAIESSTIKARRISKDLFPEETEK; from the coding sequence TTGGAGACCATATCTGTGATAGGGGCGGGAACAATAGGGTCAGCAATATCAGTCTCTTTAAACAGAGCCGGCTATCATGTGATAGCAACCAGGAGGCGACCGGATCTTAATAAGGCGCTGGTTGGCTACGGTATAGAAGTTACATCGGACAACATTTACGCCGTGCGATCATCCGAGATATCCATACTGACGCTAAAGCCCGCCGATCTCATCTCTGAGGTCAGAAAATTATCGAAGTTCCTCAGTGGAAAGATAGTCATCTCAATGGCTGCGGCGGTGCCCATAAGGGTCATCAGCGGGCTGCTTCCCGATTCTTTCATAGTCAGATCGATGACAAACATAGCCGCTGAGGTGAACGCAGGCTATACTCCATTCTGCACAGCGGAAACAGATGAGGAAAAAATTTCCCTGGTGAGACGTGTACTCGGCGTATTTGGAGAGACAGATCAGGTAGACGAAAAGTACATGGACGCCTTGACTGCGCTTAGTGGCAGCGGTCCGGCATACATACTCACAATAATAGAGGCCATGATGTACGGCGGTCTCAAGGTTGGCCTGCCAAGGAGCATAGCGCTGAAAGCCTCATATCAGACAGTCATGGGTTCTGCCAAACTCCTGGCCGTGAGCGGAGACCATCCTTCGGCTATAAAGGAGAAGGTCATAACGCCCGGTGGCGTAACAATAGATGGTATATACGAACTTGAGAATGGTAAGATCAGAACCTCAATAATGAAGGCAATAGAATCGTCCACGATTAAGGCCAGAAGGATATCAAAGGATCTCTTCCCAGAAGAGACAGAAAAATGA